Proteins from a genomic interval of Scatophagus argus isolate fScaArg1 chromosome 6, fScaArg1.pri, whole genome shotgun sequence:
- the LOC124061054 gene encoding synapse-associated protein 1-like, whose amino-acid sequence MFKSWGTWLGIENKNGQVKQEGESKVNENQNHDIAGSESEQSIVVGENAQPPQLLQKAKGFSGYIYNIASIASKKVSESVVETAQSLKISVEEGKINGIIDKTILGDFQKEQNRFVEEKRAKKSGAAVPPWVGYNDEDTIQQQILALSADKRNFLRDPPAGVQFNFDCEQMYPVAMVMLEEDELLRKMRFHLVPKQVKEEVFWKNYFYRVSLIKQSAQLTALAAQQAAEQRDLEKTGTSPEGVHQKDIVKQKTSPAIRSTKPKTNEDEEEMSSSSPVSEFVSDAFETCKINEDDLRKEMEQLVLDRREHPNTKQEGTADWERELQAELQEYDVLDDSENCDDNWDREIEEMLKEDS is encoded by the exons ATGTTTAAGAGCTGGGGAACTTGGCTTGgcatagaaaacaaaaatgggcAAGTTAAACAAGAAGGCGAGTCTAAAGTCaatgaaaaccaaaaccatgacaTTGCTGGGTCTGAAAGTGAGCAGAGCATTGTTGTTGGGGAAAATGCTCAACCGCCTCAACTTCTCCAAAAAGCCAAGGGCTTCAGTG GTTACATTTATAATATCGCCAGCATTGCCTCAAAGAAAGTGTCTGAGTCCGTCGTTGAAACGGCACAAAGTCTAAAGATAAGTGTGGAGGAGGggaaaataaatggaattatTGATAAG ACGATTTTGGGTGATTttcagaaagaacaaaacagatttgttgaggagaaaagagcaaagaaatcTG GTGCTGCTGTTCCACCATGGGTTGGCTATAACGATGAGGACACCATACAGCAGCAGATTTTAGCTCTCTCAGCT GACAAAAGAAATTTTTTGCGAGATCCTCCTGCTGGGGTGCAATTTAACTTTGACTGTGAGCAAATGTATCCAGTCGCCATGGTGATGTTGGAGGAAGATGAGCTCCTTCGGAAGATGCGCTTCCATCTGGTCCCCAAACA GGTGAAAGAGGAAGTCTTCTGGAAGAATTACTTCTACCGTGTGTCCTTAATAAAACAGTCAGCTCAACTCACGGCTCTAGCAGCACAGCAGGCTGCTGAACAGCGAGACTTGGAGAAAACTGGAACCAGTCCTGAGGGTGTTCATCAGAAGG ATatagtgaaacagaaaacttcCCCTGCCATCCGCAGCACCAAACCAAAGACAAATGAG gatgaagaggagatgTCCTCCAGCTCGCCTGTGTCTGAGTTTGTGAGTGATGCTTTTGAAACTTGCAAGATAAATGAGGACGACCTACGCAAAGAAATGGAACAGCTGGTTCTGGACAGGAGGGAACATCCAAACACAAAGCAGG aggggACTGCTGACtgggagagagagctgcaggcGGAGCTGCAGGAGTACGACGTGTTGGATGACAGTGAGAACTGTGATGACAACTGGGACAGGGAGATTGAGGAGATGCTAAAGGAGGACAGTTAG